One window from the genome of Chitinophagaceae bacterium encodes:
- a CDS encoding glycosyltransferase family 39 protein, with translation MISKPSNKNKKIPTKKSINYPYLLIIIGSFLLYGKTIRFDFIQLDDMDYIVDAGYYFSNIQNAITGFLHSFSVKYYRPMLFNSVIFDFFFSKSNPSFYHFTNIVYHTLSCCFLFRFLCLLKYEERIAFWTSLLFMVHPLFTQAVAWIFGRNDPLAAVFIIPSLIYFLKYLENKKTSYFIAHLALFVLSLFTKETAMGIPIVCITYIFLEDNFRFLLAKKNIYIQFIIGWAGTIIPWLILRWYSLEQAIQSSNIEIFASSKVGFEAMLENAPFLSESIFKFFIPFRVSVWPVFNSINTLGGIFIFGILMFSIKKVQIPLKKTIWCLIWWLIFILPGTLVVVIYSDGTRLSDYLEHRTYIPSIAFIILINEFLKYLTVHSRESSFFKKNFSMLFSFLILFLGTITFLHTNAFKNAETYWKSATEDAPHSAQAWKMLAKPYFDKKDIKTAEIYLMKSIELNPQDPTALTHLGLEYERINNIPKAKYFFYKSIQVKPTDTEALSGLSRAYIKEKKTDSALFYIQKILILHPNNIQSLLGMGVLLLSENKKDTAQWYFQKIIRLEPNNTDALFRLGKIELMNKNYSAAEQFWIKTIQIKPQYNQAIIKLVELYLFQNKMDLVKTYYFVLKKRGIHLEKKYPQLLSLL, from the coding sequence TGATTTCCAAACCATCAAATAAAAATAAAAAAATACCGACTAAAAAATCTATAAACTACCCGTATTTACTCATAATCATTGGGAGTTTTCTTTTGTATGGCAAAACAATACGTTTTGACTTTATACAATTAGATGATATGGACTATATTGTAGATGCTGGCTATTATTTTTCTAATATTCAAAATGCTATCACTGGTTTTTTACATTCTTTTAGTGTCAAATATTACAGACCTATGCTCTTTAATTCCGTGATATTTGACTTTTTTTTCAGCAAAAGCAATCCATCTTTCTACCACTTTACAAATATTGTATATCACACACTCTCTTGTTGTTTTCTATTTCGTTTTCTTTGTTTATTAAAATACGAAGAAAGAATTGCTTTTTGGACATCTCTTCTTTTTATGGTGCATCCTCTGTTTACACAAGCAGTTGCTTGGATTTTTGGAAGGAATGATCCCCTCGCTGCGGTCTTTATTATCCCTTCTCTTATATATTTTTTAAAGTATTTAGAAAATAAAAAAACATCTTATTTTATCGCACACCTTGCTTTATTCGTCCTCTCTCTTTTTACCAAAGAAACTGCAATGGGGATACCCATTGTTTGTATTACTTATATTTTTTTGGAAGACAATTTTCGCTTTCTATTAGCAAAAAAAAATATATACATACAATTTATAATAGGTTGGGCGGGAACAATAATCCCTTGGTTAATCCTCCGTTGGTATTCTTTAGAGCAAGCAATACAATCCTCAAATATAGAGATATTTGCTTCTTCCAAAGTAGGTTTTGAAGCCATGTTAGAGAATGCTCCTTTTTTGAGTGAATCTATTTTTAAGTTCTTTATACCTTTTCGGGTATCAGTATGGCCTGTTTTCAACTCTATTAATACCCTTGGAGGAATTTTTATATTTGGGATATTAATGTTTAGTATTAAAAAAGTACAAATACCTCTCAAAAAAACAATATGGTGTCTGATATGGTGGCTTATTTTTATACTACCAGGCACATTAGTGGTAGTAATTTATAGTGACGGAACAAGATTAAGTGATTATTTAGAACATAGAACCTACATTCCTTCCATAGCTTTCATTATACTTATAAATGAATTTTTGAAATATCTAACTGTACACTCTCGAGAAAGTTCTTTTTTCAAAAAAAACTTTTCTATGCTCTTTTCATTCCTCATTCTTTTTTTAGGAACAATAACTTTCTTACATACCAACGCATTTAAAAACGCAGAAACATATTGGAAAAGCGCTACAGAAGACGCTCCACACAGTGCACAGGCATGGAAAATGCTCGCAAAACCTTATTTTGATAAAAAAGATATAAAGACCGCCGAAATATACCTTATGAAATCCATAGAATTAAATCCTCAAGACCCTACCGCTCTTACCCACCTCGGATTAGAATACGAAAGAATAAATAATATCCCAAAAGCAAAGTATTTTTTTTACAAATCTATACAAGTAAAACCTACTGACACAGAAGCATTATCTGGTTTATCCCGAGCATATATAAAAGAAAAAAAAACGGACAGTGCTTTATTCTATATCCAAAAAATACTAATACTCCATCCAAACAATATACAATCTCTACTCGGTATGGGAGTATTACTTTTATCTGAAAATAAAAAAGATACTGCTCAATGGTACTTTCAAAAAATAATACGATTAGAACCAAACAATACAGATGCCTTATTTAGATTAGGGAAAATAGAACTTATGAATAAAAACTATTCAGCAGCAGAACAATTTTGGATAAAAACTATTCAAATAAAACCACAATATAACCAAGCAATCATAAAATTAGTAGAACTATACCTCTTTCAAAATAAAATGGACTTAGTAAAAACATATTATTTTGTCCTGAAAAAAAGAGGTATTCATTTAGAAAAAAAATATCCACAACTTCTTTCTTTACTATGA